In Ostrea edulis chromosome 6, xbOstEdul1.1, whole genome shotgun sequence, a single window of DNA contains:
- the LOC125646808 gene encoding protein starmaker-like translates to MASRRDKKSFTSEVIEIESLLLNLKQRTKRKLADCDSDVNSQDSWNKDAFFQRVQTFSITTWFGKPSELSPLQCAKYGWINSESDMLQCVVCRAVICAALPVNYDPKVYQSCVKKLTDKLTSAHEYACKWRSNPTPDSLIRVPTHSKAEVKEEFNKRLQSLLPCGNKLPYINITTMETQGVTDETLITLVQHQLISSSREGTEDLEIMKRASAISLCGWKNRSDDVEDILSCDFCRRNIGLWNYKSPHWYQTYQESECDTAQNSSPSLTEPVSQNKYQNGVGKGNVNSGENKSPDHVLESSANVDQGQSESSDNGASANDGQCERCESDGQCERCESDGDKGNNSISETHSGSTEETTNMDIDDSELTKNKDVKSSEDSLDMLVVQTCHTCESGSNDNASPARDSDDRDSNEDKTASPARDSDGRDSNEDKTASPARDSEGSDSNEDKTASPARDSEGRDSNEDKTASPARDSDDRDSNEDKTASPARYSDDRDSNEDKTASPAIDSDDRDSNEDKTASPARYSDGRDSNEDKTASPARDSDGRDSNEDKTASPARYSDGRDSSEDKTASPARDSEGRDLNEDIEDKTSPVKDSDERDLNENGEDIASYVRDSEGRDSNEDIEDKTNPVRDSDKRDLNEDKEDIASSVRDSDERDLNEDKEDIASSVRDSDWRADKDGQENEDCDSTGETRQKSQSETDTNSIKGTESSCELVKSNGCSEETKGNITANGVDTKGNFCPLSLELNHDQKDLHTEEEDSENENTIPNGETESKSETGTDSDKDMKSGHDAVKSNSCSEEEMNGGNTKAVATEETGEALKSPDMPPGAESINGPSDIGELPRKRLKLEEKDSFDPLAEHRTWCPWLQKSCDTSPWKQSKSDELLPWKKILNMVCPHLKEKNPREMSLSFQYKEVSPVVALERVRRILNDWTDMHD, encoded by the exons tgaAGTTATTGAGATAGAGAGTCTTCTTTTGAATCTAAAGCAAAGGACAAAGAGGAAGTTGGCAGACTGTGATTCAGATGTGAATTCACAGGATTCCTGGAACAAAGATGCCTTCTTTCAACGAGTTCAAACCTTCTC TATTACTACATGGTTTGGAAAACCTTCAGAGCTCTCTCCTCTACAGTGTGCAAAGTATGGCTGGATAAACTCGGAGTCAGACATGCTGCAGTGTGTTGTGTGCCGGGCCGTGATCTGTGCTGCATTACCTGTGAACTATGACCCTAAAGTCT ATCAAAGTTGTGTTAAAAAGTTAACGGACAAACTTACATCTGCTCATGAATATGCTTGCAAATGGAGGTCAAACCCAACTCCAG ATTCTCTGATTCGTGTTCCAACTCACAGTAAAGCAGAGGTTAAAGAAGAATTCAACAAACGGTTACAGAGTCTGCTGCCATGTGGAAATAAACTTCCTTATATCAACATCACAACAATGGAGACTCAG GGGGTCACAGATGAAACACTAATAACTCTTGTACAACACCAGTTGATTAGTTCTAGTAGGGAGGGGACGGAGGACTTGGAAATTATGAAAAGAGCATCAGCCATATCACTTTGTGGATGGAAAAACAG GTCAGATGATGTAGAAGATATCTTGTCCTGCGACTTCTGCCGAAGAAACATCGGGTTGTGGAACTACAAGAGTCCACATTGGTACCAGACTTATCAAGAGAGTGAGTGTGACACTGCACAAAATTCTAGTCCGAGTCTGACGGAACCCGTCAgtcaaaacaaatatcaaaatggTGTCGGGAAAGGAAATGTAAATTCTGGTGAAAACAAATCACCTGACCATGTACTCGAGTCGAGTGCTAATGTGGATCAGGGACAGAGTGAATCAAGTGACAATGGAGCTTCTGCTAATGATGGACAATGTGAAAGGTGTGAAAGTGATGGGCAATGTGAAAGGTGTGAAAGTGATGGAGATAAAGGAAATAATTCAATCTCAGAGACACATTCTGGCTCAACAGAGGAAACGACAAATATGGACATTGATGACAGTGAAttgacaaaaaataaagatgtgAAGAGTTCAGAGGACTCTCTAGACATGTTAGTAGTACAAACCTGTCATACATGTGAAAGTGGCAGCAACGATAATGCAAGTCCTGCAAGAGATTCTGATGATAGGGACTCAAATGAAGACAAAACTGCAAGTCCTGCAAGAGATTCTGATGGGAGGGATTCAAATGAAGACAAAACTGCAAGTCCTGCAAGAGATTCTGAAGGGAGCGACTCAAATGAAGACAAAACTGCAAGTCCTGCAAGAGATTCTGAAGGGAGGGATTCAAATGAAGACAAAACTGCAAGTCCTGCAAGAGATTCTGATGATAGGGACTCAAATGAAGACAAAACTGCAAGTCCTGCAAGATATTCTGATGATAGGGACTCAAATGAAGACAAAACTGCAAGTCCTGCAATAGATTCTGATGATAGGGACTCAAATGAAGACAAAACTGCAAGTCCTGCAAGATATTCTGATGGGAGGGATTCAAATGAAGACAAAACTGCAAGTCCTGCAAGAGATTCTGATGGGAGGGACTCAAATGAAGACAAAACTGCAAGTCCTGCAAGATATTCTGATGGGAGGGACTCAAGTGAAGACAAAACTGCAAGTCCTGCAAGAGATTCTGAAGGGAGGGATTTAAATGAAGACATAGAGGATAAAACAAGTCCTGTAAAAGATTCAGATGAGAGAGATTTAAATGAAAACGGAGAGGATATAGCAAGTTATGTAAGAGATTCTGAAGGGAGGGATTCAAATGAAGACATAGAAGATAAAACAAATCCTGTAAGAGATTCTGATAAGAGGGATTTAAATGAAGACAAAGAGGATATAGCAAGTTCTGTAAGAGATTCTGATGAGAGGGATTTAAATGAAGACAAAGAGGATATAGCAAGTTCTGTAAGAGATTCTGATTGGAGAGCAGACAAAGATGGACAAGAAAATGAAGACTGTGATTCCACTGGTGAAACACGGCAAAAAAGCCAATCAGAGACAGATACTAATAGCATTAAGGGAACAGAGTCTAGTTGTGAACTGGTAAAGTCCAATGGATGTTCAGAGGAGACTAAGGGGAATATAACAGCAAATGGTGTTGACACCAAAGGTAATTTTTGTCCTTTGAGTTTAGAACTTAATCATGACCAGAAAGATTTGCATACAGAAGAAGAGGACAGTGAAAATGAGAACACAATTCCTAATGGTGAAACAGAAAGCAAGTCGGAGACAGGTACTGATAGTGATAAAGACATGAAATCTGGTCATGATGCAGTCAAGTCCAATAGTTGTTCGGAAGAGGAAATGAATGGGGGTAATACTAAAGCTGTTGCCACTGAAGAGACAGGTGAAGCTCTGAAATCACCAGATATGCCACCAGGTGCTGAATCGATAAATGGTCCCTCTGATATTGGAGAGCTGCCAAGAAAGAGATTGAAATTG GAAGAAAAAGACAGTTTTGATCCTCTGGCAGAGCATCGAACATGGTGCCCTTGGTTACAGAAATCATGTGACACAAGCCCTTGGAAGCAGTCAAAAAGTGATGAATTGTTACCATGGAAGAAAATACTAAACATGGTGTGTCCCCATCTGAAGGAGAAGAATCCCCGTGAAATGTCCCTCAGCTTTCAGTACAAAGAG GTGTCCCCAGTTGTAGCATTAGAGAGAGTGCGCAGAATATTGAATGACTGGACAGACATGCATGATTAA